One segment of Thermoanaerobacter kivui DNA contains the following:
- the mraY gene encoding phospho-N-acetylmuramoyl-pentapeptide-transferase has translation MMQKIMLATIVTFALTLAAGPIFIPYLRKLKFGQSVREDGPKTHLKKSGTPTMGGIMFVAAATITTLIFSPWNKYMGILLLAILGYGLIGFADDFLKVHLKRPLGLRAREKLIGQFLLAIVISYFAKQYVGSDVIIPFLKTNIDLGIYYIPLMVFIIVGTVNSVNLTDGLDGLAAGVSSIVMAFFTLVSLFLNNITYGAFSAAFTGALLGFLRYNRHPAEVFMGDTGSLAIGGAVSTIAVLTKLPLILPLLGIIYVAEALSVIIQVISFRFFGKRVFKMSPLHHHFELSGWQEERVVYTFWLVTLIALFLSFYSLS, from the coding sequence ATGATGCAAAAGATAATGTTGGCTACGATTGTCACTTTTGCTTTGACTTTAGCAGCAGGGCCTATTTTTATTCCATATCTTAGGAAGTTAAAGTTTGGACAAAGCGTAAGGGAAGATGGACCCAAAACTCATTTAAAAAAATCCGGAACTCCCACCATGGGAGGAATAATGTTTGTAGCGGCAGCTACTATTACCACATTAATATTTTCTCCCTGGAATAAGTACATGGGAATTTTGCTTTTGGCAATTTTGGGTTATGGGCTCATAGGCTTTGCAGATGACTTTTTAAAAGTGCATTTAAAAAGGCCATTGGGCTTAAGAGCGAGAGAAAAACTGATTGGGCAGTTTTTGCTGGCAATTGTAATTTCTTATTTTGCAAAACAATATGTTGGCAGTGACGTAATAATTCCTTTTTTAAAGACAAACATAGACCTTGGGATTTATTATATTCCTCTTATGGTTTTTATAATAGTTGGGACTGTAAACAGTGTAAATCTGACAGATGGTCTGGATGGATTGGCAGCAGGAGTTTCTTCTATTGTAATGGCTTTTTTTACTCTTGTTTCTCTTTTTTTAAACAATATTACTTATGGTGCTTTCAGCGCCGCTTTTACAGGAGCATTGTTAGGTTTTTTAAGGTACAACAGACATCCGGCGGAAGTTTTTATGGGAGATACTGGTTCCTTAGCTATCGGTGGTGCTGTCAGCACTATTGCGGTCTTGACTAAACTTCCTTTAATTTTACCGCTTTTAGGTATTATATATGTGGCTGAAGCGCTTTCTGTGATAATTCAGGTTATATCTTTTAGATTTTTTGGCAAAAGGGTTTTTAAAATGAGTCCTTTGCACCATCATTTTGAACTGTCAGGTTGGCAAGAAGAAAGGGTTGTGTACACTTTTTGGCTTGTCACTTTAATTGCCTTATTTTTGTCATTTTATAGCTTAAGTTAG
- the ftsA gene encoding cell division protein FtsA, whose product MGDLIVGLDIGTSKVCTIIGEGDKNGELHIIGIGYYPCKGVKKGVIVDIDETAYSIKKSVEQAERMANQKVSSVYLKIYGGLTTIYKNNGVVAVSREDKEISKQDVERVLQAAKIIAIPSDKEIIDVIPLEYIVDGYGEIKDPVGMAGIRLEVNAAVVTGSVTAIQNIEKCVKKAGLEVEGIIVGPLATSEAVLLRDEKELGAALIDVGAGVTDISVFKYGNLIYSSMIAVGGGHITNDLSIGLKISFEEAENIKKRYGTLEKVPEEKLEPIKITNLAGRGNVTTNVNEIADIIEARVSELLMLVYDRLEEVKVLEDIVTNVVITGGGISFLKGNIELAQRIFNRNVRIGSPQNIGVSTPIYSAGVGVVKYVYKNKRFMYNVQSSDKKEKKSSKLVDKIKELFSDFWA is encoded by the coding sequence ATGGGCGATTTAATAGTTGGATTAGACATTGGTACATCTAAAGTGTGTACAATCATCGGAGAAGGGGATAAAAACGGGGAACTGCATATTATTGGTATTGGGTATTATCCCTGTAAAGGGGTAAAAAAAGGAGTTATTGTAGATATAGATGAAACAGCATATTCCATAAAAAAATCTGTAGAGCAAGCAGAGAGAATGGCGAACCAAAAGGTTTCTTCTGTTTATTTAAAAATATATGGGGGATTGACAACTATATACAAAAATAATGGAGTTGTTGCTGTATCTCGAGAAGATAAAGAAATTTCCAAGCAAGATGTAGAAAGGGTCCTACAAGCTGCTAAAATTATCGCTATCCCTTCAGATAAAGAAATCATAGACGTCATACCTTTAGAATACATAGTAGACGGATATGGGGAAATAAAGGACCCTGTTGGAATGGCGGGGATAAGACTGGAGGTAAATGCTGCTGTAGTTACAGGAAGTGTAACAGCCATTCAAAATATAGAAAAATGCGTCAAAAAAGCTGGCTTGGAAGTAGAGGGTATAATTGTAGGACCTTTGGCTACATCGGAAGCAGTTCTTTTGAGAGATGAAAAGGAGTTGGGGGCTGCTTTAATAGATGTGGGTGCAGGAGTAACGGACATTTCTGTTTTTAAGTATGGAAACCTCATTTATTCATCTATGATAGCGGTGGGGGGCGGGCATATAACTAATGATTTGTCAATTGGGTTAAAGATTTCATTCGAAGAAGCCGAAAACATTAAGAAAAGATACGGCACCTTAGAAAAAGTTCCAGAGGAGAAGTTGGAACCTATAAAAATTACTAATTTAGCAGGTAGAGGTAATGTTACCACCAATGTTAATGAAATAGCTGATATAATAGAGGCAAGGGTTTCTGAACTTTTAATGCTTGTATATGATAGGTTAGAAGAGGTAAAAGTTTTAGAAGATATAGTTACAAATGTGGTTATAACTGGTGGAGGTATCTCTTTTTTGAAAGGCAATATAGAATTAGCGCAAAGGATATTTAACAGAAATGTCCGAATTGGTTCTCCACAAAATATTGGTGTTTCAACTCCTATTTACTCAGCAGGGGTTGGAGTGGTAAAATATGTTTACAAAAACAAAAGATTTATGTATAATGTTCAAAGTAGTGATAAAAAAGAAAAAAAGAGTTCTAAACTAGTAGATAAAATAAAGGAGTTATTCAGCGATTTTTGGGCGTAA
- the murA gene encoding UDP-N-acetylglucosamine 1-carboxyvinyltransferase, producing the protein MGKFKINGGNRLYGELRVSGAKNSVLPILAASILNEGTCVLHDCPRLKDVYSMIEILEHLGCKITFKGNDIIIDAKDVKDSEIPDNLMRTMRSSIFLMGALISRNRSALMSFPGGCDIGHRPIDLHLKGLRKLGVKIEESYGYIRCEGAKVKGSEIHLDLPSVGATENIMLAAVKAEGVTIIRNAAKEPEIEDLQNFLNSMGAKISGAGTNTIVIEGVKKLHDTEYTIIPDRIVAGTYLCAAAMTQGELTVTNALKEHLEPLLSKLRETGCEIFTGNDYIKIVCNKRPKAVDMIVTLPYPGFPTDLQPQMVAVLSIANGTSIVTETIFDNRFKYTEELIRMGAGIKVDGRVAVIRGTEKLMGAKVVARDLRGGAALVIAGLGAQGTTIVEEAEHIDRGYEALEAALMSVGGDIVRIV; encoded by the coding sequence ATGGGGAAATTCAAAATTAATGGAGGGAATAGGCTGTATGGCGAGTTGAGAGTAAGTGGTGCTAAAAATTCCGTTTTACCCATCCTTGCAGCATCAATTTTAAATGAAGGTACTTGTGTTTTACACGATTGCCCCAGATTAAAAGATGTTTATTCTATGATAGAAATTTTAGAGCATTTGGGATGTAAGATTACTTTTAAAGGGAATGACATAATAATAGATGCGAAAGATGTAAAAGACAGTGAAATACCAGATAATTTAATGAGAACTATGAGGTCCTCCATATTTTTGATGGGAGCACTTATATCAAGAAATAGAAGTGCTTTAATGAGCTTTCCCGGTGGTTGTGATATAGGCCACAGGCCCATAGATTTGCACCTTAAGGGTTTAAGGAAATTGGGGGTTAAAATAGAAGAATCTTATGGCTATATTCGCTGTGAAGGAGCAAAAGTGAAAGGAAGTGAAATACATTTAGACCTCCCCAGCGTAGGTGCAACTGAAAATATAATGTTGGCAGCTGTTAAAGCAGAAGGGGTTACAATCATAAGAAATGCGGCAAAAGAGCCTGAAATAGAAGATTTACAAAATTTTTTAAACTCCATGGGAGCAAAAATATCTGGTGCTGGTACCAATACTATAGTCATTGAGGGAGTTAAAAAGCTACATGACACAGAGTATACCATAATTCCCGATAGGATTGTGGCAGGTACTTACCTTTGTGCAGCTGCGATGACACAAGGAGAGCTGACGGTTACAAATGCATTAAAAGAACATTTGGAGCCTTTGCTTTCTAAGTTGAGAGAAACAGGGTGCGAGATATTTACAGGGAATGATTATATAAAAATTGTGTGCAATAAGCGACCAAAAGCTGTTGACATGATTGTGACATTGCCATACCCTGGCTTTCCCACAGATTTGCAGCCCCAAATGGTTGCTGTACTTTCCATCGCCAATGGAACGTCTATTGTGACAGAGACGATATTTGACAATAGATTTAAATATACAGAAGAACTGATAAGAATGGGAGCAGGCATAAAAGTAGATGGGAGAGTAGCAGTAATACGTGGAACTGAAAAATTGATGGGAGCCAAAGTGGTAGCAAGAGACTTAAGAGGGGGTGCGGCGTTAGTCATTGCTGGACTTGGAGCACAAGGTACTACTATTGTAGAAGAGGCTGAGCATATAGATAGAGGATATGAAGCTTTAGAAGCCGCATTGATGAGTGTGGGAGGGGATATAGTAAGAATTGTGTAA
- the murG gene encoding undecaprenyldiphospho-muramoylpentapeptide beta-N-acetylglucosaminyltransferase encodes MKYLFAGGGTGGHIYPAIAIAKEILKNEKDAQILFVGTKKGLENELVPREGFELKTITAQGFKRKLSLDTLKTVHKAIIGLKEANKILKEFKPDVVIGTGGYVCGPVLMMAALRGITTLIHEQNAFPGLTNKILSRFVKVVAVSFEESVKYFKNKEKVVVTGNPIRKELFETDRLEGMKRLGFSPDKPLVVSVGGSRGAEKINFIMVKLIKMKNKNLQVLMITGTNQYEKVLEKIKNDNLNLEESVKIIPYCHNMEDVYAAADIMVCRAGAITLAEITAKGVASILVPSPYVANNHQEYNARVLERAGAAYVILEKDLTAQGLYDKINYLLNNSSVLLGMKENAKKISKIDAAEKIYKLIKSIT; translated from the coding sequence TTGAAATATTTGTTTGCAGGTGGCGGCACAGGAGGACATATTTATCCTGCCATAGCAATTGCTAAAGAAATCCTAAAAAATGAAAAAGATGCACAAATTTTGTTTGTAGGCACAAAAAAAGGTTTAGAAAATGAATTAGTGCCAAGGGAAGGTTTTGAATTAAAGACAATTACTGCTCAAGGATTTAAAAGAAAATTGTCGTTAGATACTTTGAAAACTGTACACAAGGCTATTATTGGGTTAAAAGAGGCGAATAAAATTTTAAAAGAGTTTAAGCCTGATGTAGTGATTGGAACTGGAGGCTATGTCTGTGGACCGGTCTTAATGATGGCAGCGCTAAGAGGGATAACTACCTTAATACACGAGCAGAACGCTTTTCCAGGGCTTACCAATAAAATATTGTCAAGGTTTGTTAAAGTAGTGGCGGTAAGCTTTGAAGAGTCAGTAAAATATTTTAAAAACAAAGAAAAAGTGGTTGTTACAGGAAACCCCATAAGAAAAGAGCTTTTTGAGACAGATAGGTTAGAAGGGATGAAGAGGTTAGGTTTTTCGCCTGATAAACCACTGGTAGTTTCAGTAGGTGGAAGCAGAGGAGCAGAAAAGATTAATTTTATCATGGTAAAACTTATAAAAATGAAAAACAAAAACCTTCAGGTTTTGATGATTACTGGCACTAATCAATATGAGAAAGTGTTAGAAAAGATTAAAAATGATAACTTAAACTTGGAAGAATCTGTGAAGATAATTCCCTACTGCCATAATATGGAGGATGTATATGCGGCTGCAGACATTATGGTGTGTAGGGCTGGTGCCATAACTTTGGCTGAAATTACTGCGAAAGGAGTTGCTTCTATTTTAGTGCCTTCTCCTTATGTTGCAAACAATCACCAAGAATACAATGCAAGAGTGCTGGAAAGAGCAGGTGCTGCCTATGTCATATTGGAAAAAGACTTAACAGCCCAAGGGCTGTATGACAAAATAAACTACCTTTTAAACAATTCTTCTGTACTTTTGGGTATGAAAGAAAATGCGAAAAAAATCTCTAAAATTGATGCTGCGGAGAAAATATACAAGCTCATAAAAAGCATAACATAA
- a CDS encoding cell division protein FtsQ/DivIB, whose product MASNNAVKKKKKFFVLVFIIALVVFVYIFMFKSSYFKIDTIKVVGNQILSYNDIKELAGINYGMNIFKVNPGRIEKNLLNSPYIKESKVEIKYPRTVEIRVKERRIVAQVQDKVNYLMIDKEGVVVKKDVYNPSLPLLVGIKVDKYEIGKRLSDVFEKNYLGELLGLIENTNFCAQITYINENHIVLTTKSGINVSFNNPYDIKYSFKFVELILKDLTNKGYHKGTIQVTGDNNPVFLP is encoded by the coding sequence ATGGCAAGTAATAATGCTGTGAAAAAAAAGAAAAAATTTTTTGTGTTAGTCTTTATTATAGCATTAGTAGTATTTGTTTACATATTTATGTTTAAATCAAGTTATTTTAAAATAGATACTATAAAAGTTGTGGGCAATCAAATTTTGTCTTATAATGATATTAAAGAGTTAGCAGGCATAAATTATGGCATGAATATTTTTAAAGTAAATCCCGGTAGAATAGAAAAAAATTTACTTAATAGTCCTTATATAAAAGAAAGCAAAGTAGAGATAAAATATCCTCGCACTGTTGAGATAAGGGTGAAAGAAAGGCGCATAGTAGCCCAAGTACAAGATAAGGTAAATTATTTAATGATTGACAAGGAAGGGGTTGTTGTTAAAAAGGATGTGTACAATCCTTCGCTTCCGCTTCTTGTAGGGATAAAAGTGGATAAGTATGAAATAGGGAAAAGATTGAGTGATGTATTTGAAAAAAATTATTTAGGGGAACTTTTAGGACTCATAGAAAATACTAATTTTTGTGCGCAAATAACTTATATTAATGAAAATCATATTGTGCTTACAACGAAAAGCGGCATAAATGTATCTTTTAATAATCCTTATGACATTAAGTATTCTTTTAAATTTGTCGAATTAATATTAAAGGATCTAACTAATAAAGGTTATCATAAAGGCACAATCCAGGTTACAGGAGATAATAATCCGGTTTTTTTGCCATAG
- a CDS encoding small basic family protein produces the protein MVLIIIVSLLLGLAIGFILPINIPAVYVSYLSVAILAALDSVFGGIRASLEQKFDNLIFITGFFGNAILAGGLAYIGDVLGVPIYLAAIFVFGSRLFVNFAYIRRYVIEKMRKR, from the coding sequence ATGGTATTGATTATAATAGTTAGCTTATTGTTGGGACTGGCTATTGGCTTCATCTTGCCGATTAATATTCCCGCAGTTTACGTTTCATATTTATCTGTTGCCATTCTTGCAGCCTTAGACTCAGTTTTCGGTGGCATAAGAGCAAGTCTTGAACAAAAATTTGACAACCTTATTTTTATAACTGGCTTTTTTGGGAATGCCATATTGGCAGGAGGCCTTGCTTACATTGGTGATGTATTAGGAGTTCCTATATATCTTGCTGCAATATTTGTTTTTGGAAGCAGGCTGTTTGTCAATTTTGCATATATAAGGAGATATGTGATAGAGAAGATGAGAAAAAGATAG
- the spoVE gene encoding stage V sporulation protein E — protein MKKRYPVDYSILLTVLILVSIGVIMVFSASSASAYYTYNDSFYFLKRQLMWVILGFFAMSFMMNLDYVILKKLAGPFLAISIALLIAVLIPGIGVERYNATRWIGIGNFTLQPSELAKYALIIYLAKYFDKHPEYAKSFKKGVVPVLGLAGLFFVLIMLQPNFSTAGTIFIIAVIILFVAGARISFMITLFGLGVVAAAVVFSSFEYIRERVFTFLNPWQDIQKSGYQIVQSLYALGSGGLFGVGLGRSRQKFMYLPMPQNDFIFSIIGEELGLIGTVTILLLFLYLILRGLRVAAKAPDMFGCLVATGITSLIGVQTLINVAVVTSSMPATGVSLPFISYGGTSTVIMMAGVGILLNISRYANLDRS, from the coding sequence ATGAAAAAAAGATACCCTGTTGATTATAGTATACTGTTGACAGTCTTAATACTTGTTTCCATAGGGGTTATAATGGTTTTTAGTGCCAGTTCTGCCAGTGCTTATTATACTTACAATGATTCTTTTTACTTTTTAAAAAGGCAATTGATGTGGGTAATACTGGGCTTTTTCGCTATGTCTTTTATGATGAATTTGGATTATGTCATTTTAAAGAAGTTAGCAGGACCTTTTCTTGCAATATCAATAGCATTGCTCATTGCAGTCTTGATTCCAGGTATTGGTGTGGAGAGGTACAATGCGACTCGTTGGATAGGAATTGGAAACTTTACCCTTCAACCTTCTGAATTAGCAAAATACGCTTTGATTATATATTTGGCTAAGTACTTTGATAAACATCCTGAATATGCAAAGAGTTTTAAAAAGGGCGTTGTACCAGTCTTAGGACTGGCAGGATTGTTTTTCGTCCTTATAATGTTACAGCCCAATTTCAGTACAGCTGGCACAATATTTATAATAGCTGTCATAATTCTTTTTGTTGCCGGTGCGAGAATCTCTTTTATGATAACTTTGTTTGGGTTGGGGGTTGTTGCAGCTGCTGTAGTTTTTTCATCGTTTGAATACATCAGAGAAAGGGTATTTACTTTTTTGAATCCTTGGCAAGACATTCAAAAATCTGGCTATCAAATCGTGCAGTCCCTTTATGCTTTAGGTTCTGGCGGTTTATTTGGTGTAGGACTTGGTAGAAGCAGACAGAAATTTATGTATTTACCTATGCCACAAAATGACTTTATTTTTTCAATAATAGGTGAAGAGTTAGGTTTAATAGGTACAGTTACCATTCTTTTGCTGTTTTTATATTTAATCTTGAGAGGGCTAAGAGTTGCTGCAAAAGCTCCTGACATGTTTGGGTGCCTGGTTGCGACTGGTATCACTAGCCTTATAGGAGTTCAAACTCTCATTAACGTGGCAGTTGTGACTTCTTCAATGCCTGCAACAGGTGTATCACTCCCCTTTATAAGTTATGGCGGTACTTCGACAGTTATTATGATGGCAGGGGTTGGGATACTTTTGAATATTTCTCGATATGCGAATTTGGATAGGAGCTGA
- a CDS encoding DUF881 domain-containing protein → MKKSVYISVAFVCIVLGIMLSTQFRIVKKSGAVTVQRAEELAAQLKEVQLEKEALLKQINELEAKINSYEEASSKTSVVTQALKNDVEKYKALAGLTDLQGPGVIVTINDSKQAVPPGQDPNLFLVHDEDLLKVANELRAAGAEAISLNDQRLIATSEIRCVGPTVNVNSVRFAAPYVFKAIGDPDTLEAALKLKGGVVETLSTWGIEVNIKKSDKIIIKKYDGVIKFRYAKPVVEGENK, encoded by the coding sequence ATGAAAAAAAGTGTTTATATATCAGTAGCATTTGTTTGCATTGTTTTAGGAATCATGCTTTCTACTCAATTTAGAATAGTAAAAAAGAGTGGAGCAGTTACTGTGCAAAGAGCTGAGGAACTGGCAGCACAGTTAAAAGAGGTTCAGTTGGAAAAAGAAGCTCTTTTGAAGCAGATTAATGAATTAGAAGCTAAAATAAATAGTTATGAAGAGGCTTCCTCTAAAACTAGTGTAGTGACACAAGCTTTAAAAAATGATGTGGAAAAGTATAAGGCGTTGGCAGGCCTTACTGACCTTCAAGGACCTGGAGTAATTGTCACTATAAATGACAGCAAACAGGCTGTCCCTCCAGGGCAAGACCCTAATTTGTTTTTGGTTCATGATGAGGATTTATTAAAAGTTGCCAATGAATTGAGAGCTGCTGGCGCAGAAGCAATATCATTAAATGATCAGAGGCTTATCGCTACTTCAGAGATAAGATGTGTAGGACCTACTGTTAATGTCAATTCAGTAAGATTTGCGGCTCCATATGTTTTTAAGGCTATTGGAGACCCAGATACTTTGGAAGCAGCTCTTAAGTTAAAAGGTGGAGTAGTGGAGACTCTATCTACTTGGGGCATAGAGGTAAATATTAAAAAATCTGATAAAATCATAATTAAAAAATATGACGGCGTGATAAAATTCCGTTATGCAAAACCTGTGGTTGAAGGAGAGAACAAATAA
- the murD gene encoding UDP-N-acetylmuramoyl-L-alanine--D-glutamate ligase translates to MEVRNKKVFVAGLGLSGIALCKVLIDLKAHVIAYDEKDYAFLKDNIAEIESLPIEFKFGKFKRDTLKGVDLVVISPGVPVDSELVKEAQTLGIEVLGEVEFAYRFSKGPIYAITGTNGKTTTTSLLGEIFKNAGKNVYVAGNIGYPLIYVTTTATEKDAIVAEISSFQLETVKEFRPKISCIINITPDHLNRHKTFENYRDVKGRIFENQGENEYTVLNYDDEVVLSLAKKAKCKVFPFSKKKILEEGAYVKDGSIYISFEGSLEKIIDVEDIYIPGEHNLENALAASSMAYIAGIDANTIAHTLKTFKGVEHRIEFVDEIEGIKFYNDSKGTNPDASIKAIQALKTPIILIAGGYDKGSEFDEFVKAFGEKVKKLILIGQTAKKIRDTAVKHSYLESNIIFANTLEEAVKKAYENAMRGDSVLLSPACASWDMFKNFEERGKVFKKAVAELRR, encoded by the coding sequence ATGGAAGTTAGAAACAAAAAGGTTTTTGTGGCAGGATTGGGACTTAGTGGAATTGCTTTATGCAAAGTATTGATAGATTTAAAAGCCCATGTGATTGCTTATGATGAAAAGGACTATGCTTTTCTTAAAGATAATATAGCAGAAATAGAGAGTTTGCCCATTGAGTTTAAGTTTGGAAAGTTTAAAAGGGACACATTAAAGGGAGTGGATTTGGTCGTCATAAGCCCTGGTGTGCCTGTTGATTCTGAGTTGGTGAAAGAGGCACAAACCTTAGGAATTGAGGTATTAGGGGAAGTAGAATTTGCGTATAGATTTTCTAAAGGACCGATTTACGCCATAACGGGTACTAATGGCAAAACTACCACTACTTCTTTGCTGGGAGAAATCTTTAAAAATGCTGGAAAAAATGTGTATGTTGCAGGAAATATAGGTTATCCTCTTATTTACGTTACCACAACGGCTACAGAGAAAGATGCAATAGTTGCGGAAATCAGCAGTTTTCAATTAGAGACTGTAAAAGAATTTAGACCTAAAATAAGTTGCATAATCAACATAACTCCAGACCATTTAAACAGGCACAAGACTTTTGAAAACTACAGAGATGTAAAAGGGAGAATCTTTGAAAATCAAGGTGAAAATGAATATACTGTGTTAAATTACGATGATGAAGTTGTGTTAAGTTTGGCGAAAAAGGCAAAATGCAAAGTCTTTCCTTTTAGCAAAAAGAAAATTTTAGAAGAAGGTGCTTATGTAAAAGATGGCAGTATTTACATAAGCTTTGAAGGCTCTCTTGAAAAGATTATTGATGTAGAAGATATCTATATTCCAGGGGAGCACAATTTAGAGAATGCTTTGGCAGCTTCTTCAATGGCTTACATTGCAGGAATTGATGCAAATACTATTGCGCACACTTTAAAAACTTTTAAAGGGGTAGAACACCGCATTGAGTTTGTAGATGAAATAGAGGGGATAAAGTTTTACAATGATTCAAAGGGGACTAATCCAGATGCTTCTATTAAAGCGATACAGGCATTAAAAACGCCTATAATATTGATTGCTGGCGGTTACGACAAAGGCAGTGAATTTGATGAATTTGTAAAAGCTTTTGGTGAAAAGGTCAAAAAACTAATACTGATAGGGCAAACTGCGAAAAAAATCAGAGATACGGCGGTTAAGCATTCTTATCTCGAATCCAATATTATCTTTGCAAATACTTTGGAGGAGGCTGTTAAAAAAGCTTATGAAAATGCTATGAGAGGGGATAGCGTACTTTTGTCACCCGCTTGTGCTAGTTGGGATATGTTTAAAAACTTTGAAGAAAGAGGTAAGGTTTTTAAAAAGGCAGTGGCAGAGTTGAGGAGGTAA
- a CDS encoding UDP-N-acetylmuramoyl-tripeptide--D-alanyl-D-alanine ligase: MMELLVKELINAVEGKLVNGNTNVKITGISTDSRKITKGELFVPLKGERFDGEDFVKDAVSSGAVAVITADLRNVELLKDTTVAVIYVKDTLTAFHEIAAYYRKKFDIPFIAVTGSSGKTTTKDMIAEVLSKKYAVLKTGGNFNNEIGLPLTIFRLESYHQIAVVEMGMSGIGEIKRLKEIAKPQVAVFTNIGVAHIEKLGSRENILKAKAELIEDFGENNVIVLNADDDMLVRLPQTYRGKYYKYGITNGDVKAYNIEKDERGVRYVLKVRELEKRVELSIPGMHNVYNSLAAICVGLEFGVSVEDMADALREFKPEKMRLNIIDGGKIKIIDDAYNANPDSMKAALTVLRDLDSKRKVAVLGDMLELGEYSKEAHKDIGKFVLECGIDVLVTSGNFAKYIAEEAKICGMNSSNIFICKNNEEANKVLDSIIKEGDLILVKGSRGMKMEQIVHHLQERVK; this comes from the coding sequence ATGATGGAACTTTTAGTTAAAGAACTTATAAATGCAGTAGAAGGTAAATTGGTAAATGGAAATACAAATGTTAAAATTACAGGGATTTCGACAGATTCTAGAAAAATAACAAAAGGAGAGTTATTTGTACCTTTAAAAGGAGAAAGGTTTGATGGAGAAGATTTTGTGAAAGATGCGGTATCTAGTGGCGCTGTTGCTGTGATTACTGCTGATTTAAGAAATGTCGAGCTTTTGAAAGATACTACTGTAGCAGTTATTTATGTAAAAGATACTTTGACTGCTTTTCATGAAATAGCGGCTTATTATAGAAAAAAGTTTGATATACCGTTTATTGCAGTAACAGGGAGCAGTGGCAAGACCACCACCAAGGATATGATTGCTGAAGTGTTATCTAAAAAGTATGCAGTTCTCAAGACAGGGGGAAACTTCAACAATGAAATAGGATTGCCCCTCACTATTTTTAGGCTGGAAAGTTATCACCAAATAGCAGTAGTGGAAATGGGAATGAGTGGCATTGGCGAAATAAAAAGGTTAAAAGAAATTGCAAAACCACAAGTAGCTGTTTTTACTAATATAGGAGTAGCACACATTGAAAAATTAGGTTCAAGAGAAAACATATTAAAAGCCAAAGCGGAGCTAATTGAGGACTTTGGCGAAAATAACGTGATTGTACTAAACGCTGATGATGACATGCTTGTAAGACTTCCTCAAACTTATCGAGGAAAATATTATAAATATGGAATAACAAATGGCGATGTTAAAGCTTATAACATAGAAAAAGATGAAAGAGGCGTTAGGTACGTTTTAAAAGTTAGAGAGTTAGAAAAAAGAGTAGAGCTTTCTATTCCGGGGATGCACAATGTGTATAATTCCCTTGCTGCTATCTGTGTCGGCTTAGAATTTGGAGTAAGTGTGGAGGATATGGCTGATGCTTTAAGAGAATTTAAGCCTGAAAAAATGAGGCTTAATATAATAGATGGTGGCAAAATTAAGATTATTGACGATGCCTACAATGCAAATCCTGATTCTATGAAGGCTGCACTAACTGTTTTGAGGGATTTAGATTCCAAAAGAAAAGTTGCAGTTTTAGGAGATATGTTGGAATTAGGAGAATATTCTAAAGAGGCTCATAAGGATATAGGAAAGTTTGTGTTAGAATGCGGTATCGATGTGTTAGTAACATCAGGGAATTTTGCAAAATACATCGCAGAAGAAGCAAAAATCTGTGGAATGAACAGCAGTAATATCTTTATATGCAAAAACAATGAAGAAGCAAATAAAGTTTTAGATAGCATTATTAAAGAAGGGGATTTAATTTTGGTAAAAGGATCACGAGGCATGAAAATGGAACAAATTGTACACCATTTGCAGGAGAGGGTAAAGTGA